AAACAAGGTCCCAAGTGAAGCAAATTGTCTGCACCCATCTCAGACACCAAGGGAACAGCCAGATACCTCAAACATTTGTTCCCCCACGCAAAAGAACACTTTGTGAGCGAAGGCGGTAAGAATGGACTGAGCTCAAAGAGAACTTTACAAATTCCATTGAGAATAGAGTGGGCGTTCCTGAGACTATAGACTGTCAGCATATACAAGTCTTTTCTTCATATggtgctagcatggtgtagtggttaagagcggtagtctctaatgtggagaaccgggtttgattccccactcctccacatgagcggcggactctaatctggtgaaccaggattgcttccccacacctacacatgaagcctgctgggtcaccttaggccagtcacagttctctcagaactctctcagccccagccccacctatctcacaaggtgtctgttttggggagggggaggctattgttaagctgctttgagattccttaaggtagagaaaagtggggtataaaaaccaactcttcttcttcctaagcaAAATCAGGCTCCTTGAGCTCCTGCTAGCAGTTTTAAAGGGAAAAAGATATATCCTTTAAAAGCTGGTCTCCCCGCCCTTTATTAAAACACTAGCAGCAGCACATGGATCCCCATTTCAGTAAGAGGGTTGGGGGATCAGTGATCCTATGCCAAGTTGTCCCAGTAGAAACCCATTCTTCTTCCcacatgaccctgatccaaattgTGCCTGTGCCTGGGAAGGAGTTTATAGAATAATGGTGATCCATAATCTCCCATCAGACTTGTAATTTATAACGCATGATTGCTCAAGCAGAGAAAAGTGAAGAATAAAGATGTGCAGCAGAAATGGGGAAACTTGCCACATGTCCAGTCCAAGGGTGTGTTCCATATCTGATGTAAAAAGGTGCTCACAGTCTGTACCTGGGCGCCCACAACCTTTAAAAACCTTTGGTTACATGATTATATTTATGAGTACTCCTCCTTCAGTTTGGACTTCACATCTCTCTCGAACAATGACTGAATTTTCCCAAATCAGTCTGTGGAAGAGGTGAACCTCATTTCTCGGTTTGGGGATCATCGGGGAATCCTGAGTGATCTGTTAAGTGGTGTCTGACGATGAACCACCTCCTTATGTTTGCTGTGCTGCTCACTGCTGGTAAGTGGAGTATCCTTCCTAGGATTTTCATGGAGTTGCTTTTACACAATTGAGTGGGATCACTATGAGACAATGGTTGCTTCCACGCAGGGATGATTGCTCTTTGCAGGGGCATTCTCCACAGGCTTCAAGCTTctaggagaccaagccctatgagaaaaggccgagggacttgggaatgtttagtctggagaaaaggacaatgaggggggacaagattgctctctttaagtatttgaagggttgtcacttagaggaggccagggacctgttcctgttggcagcagaggataggactcacaataatgggtttaaattacgggcggaaaggtaccggctggatattaggaaatatttttatattaagAGGGTTTAATTGGGTGTCGCTGTTGTTTTCTAGGTGATTTTGACACCCACGGGGTGGAAGAAAATGGCGAACAAATGCTTAAAGATGTGGTTAAAATAGATGGCAGTATCTTTAAATCGTACGGTTGCTACTGTGGAGTTGACGACATCGGTCACGGTGATCCCAAGGATTATATTGATGTGTACGTTGCTCATTTGGTGTTCTTGACTTCACATAACAATCgacacctccaggaatttcccaacttagagttggcaaccctacattgaagtccctcccctccccaaaccccaccctcctcaggctctgccccaaaaacctcctgaagagggacctggcaaccctagcccagggtcacccagcaggtttcatgtggaggagcggggaatcaaatcaaccagttctctagattagagtccacctgtcttaaccactacaccatgctggctccctcttctctctcacacacacacacacagcttctgaCCTCTGACTGCCAGAGGTTAACTCTTTCCCTGGACACAGGCCCTGTGTGCAGATCTCGATGGCTCCTGCGTCTCCGGGGTATATTTcttacctcccacacacacacccaaaggtTAGCTGCACATTAGCAACATATACAATAAAGGCCAGTGGATAATTAAAGGTGAGACCCATGCCTCAAACTGGCTGGATTATCATACAGCAGTCTATATCACAGAGGCCGCATACGGTGCATGTATACTAGTATACTCTGGAAGCACCCTTCGAAAACAGTTCGGTGATACTTCGTAGGAAAGTTCGTCGTTATAATAAATTCAGAGCTGACTTTCATTCCCTCCCCCTCAATTCTTTCTCATGCAGATGTTGTCAGATCCGTAACTGCTGCTACAGATCTCTAAAGGCTTACCTGTGTGACGCCAAAACGACGAGCTACAACTACACTTATGACAGCGAAGGTGTCGAATGCTGTGAGCGATCTGCCATCCT
This portion of the Euleptes europaea isolate rEulEur1 chromosome 19, rEulEur1.hap1, whole genome shotgun sequence genome encodes:
- the LOC130491767 gene encoding phospholipase A2, membrane associated-like; amino-acid sequence: MNHLLMFAVLLTAGDFDTHGVEENGEQMLKDVVKIDGSIFKSYGCYCGVDDIGHGDPKDYIDVCCQIRNCCYRSLKAYLCDAKTTSYNYTYDSEGVECYVANHSSWCKTRTCMCDRYYVICLLDSHGLFNPDFIPLGRRDCSDAPPRC